In Mycobacterium gallinarum, a single window of DNA contains:
- a CDS encoding histidine phosphatase family protein — MSEVVRLTLVSHAMTDAMAAGRFATDEPLNAVGHRQVDSSIELGVSERAYCGPEKRTRQTAELLGLQAGIDTRLADLDCGRWRGDVLGRVDAADLAIWLTDPTRAPHGGESVVDLIDRVKGWMDSLTADRARLVAVTHPSVIRAAIVIALDAPPKSFWRIDIAPASRTVLHFRGHAWNLRSNN, encoded by the coding sequence GTGAGCGAGGTCGTCCGGCTGACCCTCGTATCGCACGCCATGACCGATGCGATGGCAGCCGGGCGGTTCGCCACCGACGAGCCATTGAACGCTGTCGGTCATCGCCAGGTCGACTCCTCGATCGAACTCGGCGTCTCCGAGCGGGCCTACTGCGGACCCGAGAAGCGGACGCGGCAGACCGCGGAATTGCTTGGCCTGCAGGCGGGCATCGACACCCGGCTGGCGGATCTGGACTGCGGGCGCTGGCGTGGTGACGTCCTCGGCCGGGTCGATGCGGCGGATCTCGCGATTTGGCTGACGGACCCGACACGCGCGCCGCACGGTGGCGAGTCCGTCGTCGACCTGATCGACCGCGTCAAGGGCTGGATGGACTCACTGACGGCCGATCGGGCCCGGCTGGTCGCGGTCACGCATCCATCCGTGATCCGCGCAGCCATCGTGATCGCTCTGGACGCGCCGCCGAAGTCGTTCTGGCGCATCGACATTGCACCGGCGAGCCGGACGGTCCTGCACTTCCGCGGACACGCGTGGAACCTGCGGTCGAACAACTAG
- a CDS encoding adenylate/guanylate cyclase domain-containing protein produces the protein MAVTGSGAPRTRYASRGDLDIAYQVLGDGPIDVVAMPGPFVPIDSIDAEPSMYRFHRRLSSFCRLIRFDHRGMGMSSRIGADKITPACWAEDVVAVMDAVGSEQATVFATGFSAMSALFLAGDRPARVSKLVIVNGSARALWAPDYEPGSRATAASPFTTVAVEPDAVERGFDVLALLAPSVADDIAFRTWWDAAGNRAASPSMARRSSQALAEGDVRDRLPHITAPTLVLHRRDTAFVPVGHGRYLAEHIADARYVELPGADSLYWVGDSSPILDEIEEFVTGSRRGAEFERVLTTIVFTDIVGSTQRAAALGDDRWHALLDNHDTVVRRELERFRGIEVNTVGDGFVAMFPSPSAAIQCASAVVDAVRQLGIEVRVGVHAGEVEVRGDDIAGMAVHIGARVSGLAGASEVLVSSTVRDIVTGSRLSFDDRGEHDLKGVPGRWRVYALVRE, from the coding sequence GTGGCTGTGACCGGTTCGGGGGCGCCGCGGACTCGCTACGCATCGCGCGGCGACTTGGACATCGCATACCAGGTACTCGGCGATGGTCCCATCGACGTCGTCGCCATGCCCGGCCCCTTCGTCCCGATCGACTCCATTGACGCCGAACCCTCGATGTACCGCTTTCACCGGCGACTGTCGTCGTTTTGCAGGCTGATCAGGTTCGACCACCGCGGCATGGGCATGTCGTCGCGCATCGGCGCCGACAAGATCACCCCGGCCTGCTGGGCCGAAGACGTCGTCGCCGTCATGGATGCCGTCGGCTCGGAGCAGGCCACGGTGTTCGCGACCGGGTTCTCCGCGATGAGTGCACTTTTTCTGGCCGGTGATCGCCCGGCGCGGGTATCGAAGTTGGTCATCGTCAACGGTTCGGCGAGAGCGCTGTGGGCGCCCGATTACGAGCCGGGATCGCGCGCGACAGCGGCGAGCCCGTTCACCACCGTTGCCGTCGAACCCGATGCCGTCGAGCGGGGATTCGACGTCCTGGCCCTGCTGGCGCCGTCGGTGGCCGACGACATCGCATTCCGGACCTGGTGGGACGCCGCGGGCAACCGGGCGGCGTCACCCAGCATGGCCCGCAGGTCCAGCCAGGCGCTGGCGGAAGGCGACGTGCGGGACAGGCTGCCGCACATCACGGCGCCGACGCTGGTGCTGCATCGCAGGGATACCGCCTTTGTTCCGGTCGGCCACGGCCGATATCTGGCCGAGCACATCGCGGACGCCCGCTATGTCGAGTTGCCGGGCGCGGACTCGCTGTACTGGGTCGGCGACAGCTCGCCGATCCTCGACGAGATCGAAGAGTTCGTCACGGGTTCGCGCCGCGGTGCCGAATTCGAACGCGTCCTGACCACCATCGTGTTCACCGACATCGTCGGGTCGACTCAGCGTGCGGCCGCGCTCGGCGACGACCGGTGGCACGCCCTGCTCGACAACCACGACACCGTCGTCCGTCGTGAGCTCGAGCGGTTCCGGGGCATCGAGGTCAACACCGTCGGCGACGGCTTCGTCGCCATGTTCCCCAGCCCCAGTGCGGCCATCCAGTGCGCGTCCGCGGTTGTCGACGCGGTGCGTCAACTCGGCATCGAGGTGCGGGTGGGCGTCCATGCGGGGGAGGTCGAGGTGCGCGGTGACGACATCGCCGGGATGGCGGTGCACATCGGGGCCCGGGTGTCGGGTCTGGCGGGCGCCAGCGAGGTGCTGGTGTCCTCTACGGTGCGCGACATCGTGACGGGATCACGGCTGAGTTTCGACGACCGAGGCGAGCATGATCTCAAGGGCGTGCCCGGCCGATGGCGGGTCTACGCGCTGGTGCGCGAATAG
- a CDS encoding helix-turn-helix domain-containing protein translates to MAIKSVSALVLDGLAIFEFGVICEVFGIDRSADGVPNFDFKVCGPEPGKPLRTSVGATITPDHGLDDLVGADLVAIPAIGGSDYLPAALEAVKAAADSGSIILTVCSGAFVAGAAGLLDGRPCTTHWMHADDLARQYPTAKVDRNVLFVDDGNLITSAGTAAGIDACLHLVRRELGSEVTNKIARRMVVPPQRDGGQRQYIDQPIPVRCSERFAPQLDWILGNLDQPHTVASLAARAHMSARTFARRFVEETGRTPMQWVTDQRVLYARTLLEESDLDIDRIAERSGFGTATLLRHHFRRIIGVTPSDYRRRFCCTDSDSDDEEAATA, encoded by the coding sequence ATGGCAATAAAGAGCGTATCGGCGCTGGTGCTGGACGGTCTAGCGATTTTCGAGTTCGGCGTCATCTGCGAGGTCTTCGGCATCGACCGCTCCGCGGACGGCGTGCCCAACTTCGATTTCAAGGTCTGCGGGCCGGAACCCGGCAAGCCGCTGCGGACCTCGGTCGGCGCGACGATCACCCCCGACCACGGCCTTGACGACCTCGTCGGAGCGGACCTGGTGGCCATTCCCGCGATCGGCGGATCGGACTACCTACCCGCGGCGCTGGAGGCGGTGAAAGCTGCCGCCGACTCCGGGTCGATCATCCTCACGGTGTGCTCGGGCGCGTTCGTCGCGGGCGCCGCGGGGCTGCTCGATGGCCGGCCTTGCACCACGCACTGGATGCACGCCGACGACCTGGCCCGCCAGTATCCGACCGCGAAAGTCGATCGCAATGTGCTGTTCGTCGATGACGGCAACCTGATCACCAGCGCGGGGACAGCGGCGGGTATCGACGCGTGTCTGCATCTGGTTCGCCGCGAACTCGGCAGCGAGGTCACGAACAAGATCGCGCGCCGGATGGTGGTGCCACCGCAGCGCGACGGCGGCCAACGGCAGTACATCGATCAACCGATCCCGGTGCGATGCTCGGAACGCTTTGCGCCGCAACTCGACTGGATCCTGGGCAACCTCGACCAGCCGCACACGGTCGCCAGCCTTGCCGCCCGTGCGCACATGTCGGCGCGCACATTCGCGCGCAGGTTCGTCGAGGAAACCGGCCGCACGCCGATGCAGTGGGTCACCGATCAGCGCGTGCTCTACGCCCGCACACTGCTCGAAGAGTCCGATCTCGACATCGACCGGATCGCCGAGCGATCCGGCTTCGGCACCGCGACGCTCCTTCGGCACCACTTCCGCCGGATCATCGGCGTCACACCGTCGGACTACCGGCGCAGGTTCTGCTGCACCGACAGCGATTCCGACGACGAGGAAGCGGCCACCGCCTGA
- a CDS encoding alpha/beta fold hydrolase: protein MAPDLLTPRGGAGEPLVLVHGLMGRGSTWSRQLPWLTGLGRVYTYDAPWHRGRDVDDPYPISTERFVADLGDAVATLGAPAVMVGHSMGALHSWCLAASRPELVRALVVEDMAPDFRGRTTGPWEPWLHALPVEFNTAQRVYDEFGTVAGQYFLEAFDKTDTGWRLHGHTKTWIEIAAEWGTRDYWQQWSMVRAPSLLLEAGNSVTPPGQMRTMAESGYRTTYLHVPGAGHLIHDDAPQIYRDAVESFLATLAQRP from the coding sequence ATGGCCCCCGACCTGCTGACGCCCCGAGGAGGAGCCGGCGAGCCGCTGGTCCTCGTACACGGCCTGATGGGCCGGGGCAGCACGTGGTCGCGACAGCTGCCGTGGCTGACCGGGCTGGGTCGGGTGTACACCTACGACGCGCCGTGGCACCGCGGTCGTGATGTCGACGATCCGTATCCGATCAGCACCGAGCGGTTCGTCGCCGACCTCGGTGACGCCGTCGCCACGCTGGGCGCCCCGGCCGTCATGGTCGGACATTCGATGGGCGCGCTGCACTCGTGGTGTCTGGCGGCGAGCCGGCCCGAATTGGTACGTGCGCTCGTCGTGGAGGACATGGCTCCGGACTTCCGGGGCCGCACGACTGGCCCGTGGGAACCGTGGCTGCATGCGCTGCCGGTCGAATTCAACACGGCGCAAAGGGTTTACGACGAGTTCGGAACCGTCGCTGGGCAGTACTTCCTCGAGGCGTTCGACAAGACCGATACCGGTTGGCGGCTGCACGGGCATACGAAGACCTGGATCGAGATCGCCGCCGAGTGGGGCACCCGCGACTACTGGCAGCAGTGGTCGATGGTGCGGGCGCCCTCGCTGCTGTTGGAGGCCGGCAATTCCGTCACGCCGCCGGGCCAGATGCGCACGATGGCGGAATCCGGCTACCGGACGACGTATCTGCACGTGCCCGGCGCCGGCCACCTGATCCACGACGATGCGCCGCAGATCTATCGAGACGCGGTCGAGTCGTTTCTAGCGACCCTCGCTCAGCGACCCTGA
- the clpC1 gene encoding ATP-dependent protease ATP-binding subunit ClpC — MFERFTDRARRVVVLAQEEARMLNHNYIGTEHILLGLIHEGEGVAAKSLESLGISLEGVRSQVEEIIGQGQQAPSGHIPFTPRAKKVLELSLREALQLGHNYIGTEHILLGLIREGEGVAAQVLVKLGAELTRVRQQVIQLLSGYQGKETAEAGTGGRGGEAGNPSTSLVLDQFGRNLTAAAMEGKLDPVIGREKEIERVMQVLSRRTKNNPVLIGEPGVGKTAVVEGLAQAIVHGEVPETLKDKQLYTLDLGSLVAGSRYRGDFEERLKKVLKEINTRGDIILFIDELHTLVGAGAAEGAIDAASILKPKLARGELQTIGATTLDEYRKYIEKDAALERRFQPVQVGEPTVEHTIEILKGLRDRYEAHHRVSITDPAIVAAATLADRYINDRFLPDKAIDLIDEAGARMRIRRMTAPPDLREFDEKIADARREKESAIDAQDFEKAASLRDKEKQLVAQRAEREKQWRSGDLDVVAEVDDEQIAEVLGNWTGIPVFKLTEEETTRLLRMEEELHKRIIGQEDAVKAVSKAIRRTRAGLKDPKRPSGSFIFAGPSGVGKTELSKALANFLFGDDDALIQIDMGEFHDRFTASRLFGAPPGYVGYEEGGQLTEKVRRKPFSVVLFDEIEKAHQEIYNSLLQVLEDGRLTDGQGRTVDFKNTVLIFTSNLGTSDISKAVGLGFTQGGGENNYERMKQKVNDELKKHFRPEFLNRIDDIIVFHQLTRDEIIQMVDLMIGRVEKQLKGKDMAMELSDKAKSLLAKRGFDPVLGARPLRRTIQREIEDQLSEKILFEEVGPGQLVMVDVDNWDGEGAGEDAVFTFKGIKKPAKVEETPDLAQAGAAGATSVE, encoded by the coding sequence ATGTTCGAGAGATTCACCGACCGCGCCCGCAGGGTCGTCGTCCTGGCTCAAGAAGAGGCCCGGATGCTCAACCACAACTACATCGGAACCGAGCACATCCTCCTTGGGCTCATTCATGAGGGGGAAGGCGTAGCCGCCAAGTCGCTGGAGTCGCTGGGGATTTCGCTCGAGGGCGTGCGCAGCCAGGTCGAGGAGATCATCGGCCAGGGCCAGCAGGCGCCGTCCGGCCACATTCCGTTCACTCCCCGCGCCAAGAAGGTGCTGGAACTGTCGCTGCGCGAGGCGTTGCAGCTCGGTCACAACTACATCGGCACCGAGCACATCCTGCTCGGGCTGATTCGCGAGGGCGAAGGCGTCGCCGCCCAGGTGCTGGTGAAACTCGGCGCCGAGCTGACCCGGGTACGCCAGCAGGTGATCCAGCTGCTGAGCGGATACCAGGGCAAGGAGACCGCGGAAGCCGGTACCGGCGGCCGCGGCGGCGAGGCGGGCAACCCGTCGACGTCGCTGGTGCTCGACCAGTTCGGCCGCAACCTCACCGCCGCCGCAATGGAAGGCAAGCTCGATCCGGTCATCGGCCGTGAGAAGGAAATCGAGCGGGTCATGCAGGTGCTGAGCCGCCGCACCAAGAACAACCCGGTGTTGATCGGCGAGCCCGGCGTCGGCAAGACCGCCGTCGTCGAGGGGCTGGCGCAGGCCATCGTGCACGGCGAGGTTCCCGAGACGCTGAAGGACAAGCAGCTCTACACGCTTGACCTGGGCTCGCTGGTCGCAGGCAGCCGCTACCGCGGTGATTTCGAGGAACGCCTCAAGAAGGTGCTCAAGGAGATCAACACCCGCGGCGACATCATCCTGTTCATCGACGAGCTGCACACGCTCGTGGGTGCGGGTGCCGCCGAGGGCGCCATCGACGCCGCATCGATCCTGAAGCCGAAACTGGCCCGCGGCGAGCTGCAGACCATCGGCGCCACCACCCTCGACGAGTACCGCAAGTACATCGAGAAGGACGCCGCCCTGGAGCGCCGCTTCCAGCCGGTCCAGGTGGGCGAGCCGACGGTCGAGCACACCATCGAGATCCTCAAGGGACTGCGCGATCGCTATGAGGCGCACCACCGGGTTTCGATCACCGACCCCGCGATCGTGGCCGCGGCCACCCTGGCCGACCGCTACATCAACGACCGGTTCCTGCCGGACAAGGCGATCGACCTGATCGACGAGGCAGGCGCGCGCATGCGCATCCGCCGGATGACCGCTCCGCCGGACCTTCGCGAGTTCGACGAGAAGATCGCCGACGCGCGTCGCGAGAAGGAGTCCGCGATCGACGCGCAGGACTTCGAGAAGGCCGCCAGCCTGCGCGACAAGGAGAAGCAGCTCGTCGCACAGCGTGCTGAGCGTGAAAAGCAGTGGCGCTCAGGTGATCTCGATGTCGTCGCCGAGGTCGACGACGAGCAGATCGCCGAGGTGCTCGGCAACTGGACCGGCATCCCCGTGTTCAAGCTGACCGAGGAGGAGACCACTCGGCTGCTGCGCATGGAAGAGGAGCTGCACAAGCGGATCATCGGCCAGGAGGACGCCGTCAAGGCTGTCTCCAAGGCGATCCGGCGTACCCGCGCGGGTCTGAAGGATCCCAAGCGGCCGTCGGGCTCGTTCATCTTCGCCGGCCCGTCCGGTGTGGGTAAGACCGAGCTGTCCAAGGCGCTGGCCAACTTCCTGTTCGGCGACGACGACGCGCTCATCCAGATCGACATGGGTGAGTTCCACGACCGGTTCACCGCGTCGCGGCTGTTCGGTGCGCCCCCGGGGTATGTCGGCTACGAGGAGGGCGGCCAGCTCACCGAGAAGGTGCGCCGCAAGCCGTTCAGCGTCGTGCTGTTCGACGAGATCGAGAAGGCCCACCAGGAGATCTACAACAGCCTCCTGCAGGTCCTCGAGGACGGCCGTCTCACCGACGGTCAGGGTCGCACGGTGGACTTCAAGAACACCGTGCTGATCTTCACCTCGAACCTCGGCACGTCCGACATCAGCAAGGCCGTCGGGCTCGGCTTCACCCAGGGTGGCGGCGAGAACAACTACGAGCGGATGAAGCAGAAGGTCAACGACGAGCTGAAGAAGCACTTCCGCCCGGAGTTCCTCAACCGCATCGACGACATCATCGTCTTCCACCAGTTGACTCGCGACGAGATCATCCAGATGGTCGACCTGATGATCGGCCGGGTGGAAAAGCAGCTCAAGGGCAAGGACATGGCCATGGAGCTGTCGGACAAGGCGAAGTCGCTGCTGGCCAAGCGCGGGTTCGATCCCGTGCTCGGCGCGCGGCCGCTGCGCCGAACAATTCAGCGCGAGATCGAGGACCAGCTGTCCGAGAAGATCCTCTTCGAGGAGGTTGGTCCCGGCCAGCTCGTCATGGTCGACGTCGACAACTGGGACGGCGAAGGCGCGGGCGAGGACGCGGTCTTCACCTTCAAGGGCATCAAGAAGCCGGCGAAGGTCGAGGAGACCCCGGACCTGGCTCAGGCCGGCGCCGCGGGCGCGACGAGCGTCGAGTAA
- a CDS encoding CbtA family protein: protein MEKQIIWRGLLAGAAAGVLSFIFARIFIEPVIDRAIGYEDGIGAAHEALSGAAGGHDHGGGDGGFEGFTRAVQMNIGMGLGVLLYSVAIGALFAVVFAVAYGRVGNISARLLSLYVAGGMLLSVFIVPALKYPPSPPALSLDETLRQRTLLYLLMVVLSAALLVAAVYLGRRLNEKLGAWNATLAAAGSYIAASAIVMLVLPTIDETPGPLLDDAGNIVYEGFPADLLYDFRLFSLGNQLVIYLTIGLVFGTMAAKLLGDKRRDTVSV from the coding sequence ATGGAAAAGCAGATCATTTGGCGTGGCTTGCTGGCCGGCGCCGCCGCGGGAGTGCTGTCGTTCATCTTCGCCCGGATCTTCATCGAGCCGGTGATCGACCGGGCCATCGGGTACGAGGACGGCATCGGTGCCGCCCACGAGGCGCTCAGCGGCGCCGCGGGCGGACATGACCATGGCGGCGGCGACGGCGGATTCGAAGGCTTTACCCGCGCCGTGCAGATGAACATCGGGATGGGACTGGGAGTGCTGCTCTACAGCGTCGCCATCGGTGCCTTGTTCGCCGTCGTGTTCGCGGTCGCCTACGGCCGGGTCGGCAACATCTCGGCGCGGCTGTTGTCGCTGTACGTCGCGGGTGGCATGTTGCTGAGCGTCTTCATCGTGCCCGCGCTGAAATACCCGCCGAGCCCGCCCGCGCTCAGCCTCGACGAGACGCTTCGTCAGCGCACGCTGCTGTACCTGCTGATGGTGGTGCTGTCCGCGGCGCTCCTGGTCGCGGCGGTATACCTGGGCCGACGGCTCAACGAGAAGCTCGGTGCCTGGAACGCGACGTTGGCGGCCGCCGGTTCGTACATCGCGGCGTCCGCGATCGTGATGCTCGTGCTGCCGACCATCGACGAGACCCCCGGACCGCTGCTCGACGACGCGGGCAACATCGTCTATGAAGGCTTCCCCGCCGACCTGCTCTACGACTTCCGGTTGTTCTCGCTGGGGAACCAGCTGGTCATCTACCTGACGATCGGTTTGGTCTTCGGTACGATGGCGGCGAAGCTGCTCGGCGACAAGCGACGGGACACCGTTTCGGTGTGA
- a CDS encoding serine hydrolase, whose protein sequence is MSWTLLAASRARRATGRLSAVALVVTLACGCTNSSAPVPAADATYGVPIEVNTPQGLRAKQTIDMLNSEWPIGTVGVRTLAAPEQVNGVTSAMGNLWLDRPITVAGIDIGAGQATLHVLTSYGVAQDISLRTNDAGLVDRFEVSLEEPQINTWQDIDTELSKTGARYSYQVSKVVPDGTVGRCTTVAGTNVDLSLPLASIFKLYVLLAVAEAVTAGTVEWTDPLTITKEAKAVGSAGLQELAPGAQVSVRKAAQEMISASDNMATDLLIARLGPGAVERALVTAGHHDPASMTPFPTMHELFSIGWGQPDLREQWKQASPQVRAQLLEQTNSRPFQPDPVRTGTPASEYGAEWYGSAADICRVHAALQTAAVGEAAPVREILSAVPGISLDESKWPYIGAKGGNLPGDLTFSWYAVDRTGQPWVVSFQMNWPRFRSQTAAGWLLSVAHKTFDLVPMN, encoded by the coding sequence TTGTCCTGGACGTTGCTGGCAGCAAGTAGAGCGCGCCGCGCGACGGGTCGGCTGTCGGCCGTCGCGCTGGTCGTCACGCTGGCATGCGGCTGTACCAACAGCTCGGCGCCGGTCCCCGCGGCCGACGCGACCTATGGCGTGCCCATCGAGGTCAACACCCCCCAGGGTCTGCGCGCCAAACAGACCATCGACATGCTCAACTCCGAGTGGCCCATCGGCACGGTCGGGGTGCGCACACTGGCTGCCCCTGAACAGGTCAACGGGGTGACATCGGCCATGGGCAACCTGTGGTTGGACCGCCCGATCACCGTCGCGGGGATCGACATCGGCGCTGGGCAGGCAACCCTGCACGTGCTGACGTCATACGGTGTCGCACAAGACATTTCGCTACGCACCAATGATGCAGGACTCGTCGACCGGTTCGAGGTGTCACTCGAAGAACCCCAGATCAACACGTGGCAGGACATCGACACCGAACTGTCGAAGACGGGCGCGCGGTATTCCTACCAGGTCTCGAAGGTCGTCCCAGACGGGACGGTCGGGAGATGCACGACGGTCGCAGGCACGAACGTCGATCTCTCGCTACCGCTGGCGTCGATCTTCAAACTGTATGTCCTGCTTGCGGTTGCGGAAGCCGTCACGGCGGGCACGGTCGAATGGACCGACCCGCTCACCATCACCAAAGAGGCCAAGGCCGTCGGATCCGCAGGGCTTCAGGAGCTCGCACCCGGTGCGCAGGTGTCGGTGCGCAAGGCCGCGCAGGAGATGATCTCGGCGAGTGACAACATGGCGACCGACCTGCTGATCGCGCGCCTCGGCCCCGGTGCTGTCGAGCGCGCGCTCGTCACCGCGGGTCATCACGACCCGGCGAGCATGACACCGTTTCCGACCATGCACGAGCTGTTCTCGATCGGCTGGGGTCAGCCCGACCTTCGCGAGCAATGGAAGCAGGCCTCTCCGCAGGTCCGCGCGCAGCTGCTCGAGCAGACGAATTCCCGCCCGTTCCAACCAGACCCAGTCCGTACCGGCACTCCGGCATCCGAATACGGCGCCGAATGGTACGGCAGCGCCGCCGACATCTGCCGCGTACATGCCGCTCTGCAGACCGCCGCGGTCGGTGAAGCCGCCCCGGTACGGGAGATCCTCTCCGCTGTTCCCGGGATTTCGCTGGACGAGTCGAAGTGGCCCTATATCGGCGCCAAAGGCGGAAACCTGCCCGGCGATCTGACATTCAGCTGGTACGCCGTCGACCGCACCGGCCAGCCCTGGGTGGTCAGCTTCCAGATGAACTGGCCCCGCTTTCGCAGTCAGACCGCCGCGGGCTGGCTGTTGTCGGTCGCGCACAAGACTTTCGACCTGGTCCCGATGAACTAG
- the mhuD gene encoding mycobilin-forming heme oxygenase MhuD, with amino-acid sequence MSAPNTVVKINAIEVPPDAGPELEKRFAHRAHAVDNQPGFLGFQLLRPIKGEDRYFVVTQWESEEAFQAWASGPAIEAHKGQAANPVATGASLLEFEVVLDVAGSK; translated from the coding sequence ATGTCCGCCCCAAACACCGTGGTGAAGATCAACGCAATCGAGGTACCACCCGACGCCGGCCCTGAGCTGGAGAAGCGATTCGCGCACCGCGCGCACGCCGTCGACAACCAGCCCGGTTTCCTCGGGTTTCAGCTGCTGCGCCCGATCAAGGGCGAGGACCGCTACTTCGTGGTGACGCAGTGGGAGTCCGAAGAGGCATTTCAGGCGTGGGCGTCGGGCCCGGCCATCGAGGCACACAAGGGACAGGCCGCCAACCCCGTGGCCACCGGCGCTTCGCTGCTGGAGTTCGAGGTTGTCCTGGACGTTGCTGGCAGCAAGTAG
- a CDS encoding CbtB domain-containing protein, with protein sequence MTSPEARKSIATPLDFSATKAAVWLTLTAFFALLAIYFIGMDQGATSVFGNNTMVHEFVHDARHLLGFPCH encoded by the coding sequence ATGACATCTCCTGAGGCCCGCAAGAGTATTGCGACGCCCCTCGACTTCTCCGCCACCAAGGCGGCAGTCTGGCTGACCCTCACGGCATTTTTCGCGCTGCTGGCCATCTACTTCATCGGGATGGACCAGGGCGCCACATCGGTGTTCGGAAACAACACCATGGTTCACGAATTCGTGCACGACGCGCGACATCTGCTCGGCTTCCCCTGCCACTGA
- the lsr2 gene encoding histone-like nucleoid-structuring protein Lsr2, whose product MAKKVTVTLVDDFDGEGGADETVEFGLDGVSYEIDLSSKNATKLRNDLKQWVEAGRRVGGRRRGRSAGSGRGRAAIDREQSAAIRDWARRNGHNVSTRGRIPADVIDAFHAAT is encoded by the coding sequence ATGGCGAAAAAAGTGACCGTCACGCTGGTCGATGATTTCGACGGCGAAGGCGGAGCTGATGAGACAGTTGAATTCGGGCTCGACGGCGTCAGCTACGAGATCGACCTTTCTTCGAAGAATGCCACCAAGCTGCGCAATGACCTCAAGCAATGGGTCGAGGCCGGACGCCGGGTCGGCGGCCGTCGCCGCGGACGTTCGGCAGGGTCGGGCCGCGGCCGGGCGGCGATCGACCGGGAGCAGAGCGCCGCGATTCGGGACTGGGCCCGCCGCAACGGACACAATGTGTCCACTCGCGGGCGAATTCCAGCCGACGTCATCGACGCGTTCCATGCGGCAACGTAA